The DNA segment TCCGCTTCCGACACCCGGCGGCCCCTCTGTTCGCGGTGAGCGAGGGCTCGGGCTCAGCGCTTCTGCTGTCCTACCTGGGTGAGTGTGGCTCCTCCAGCTATGTGACCGGCGCCGCCTGCATCTCGCCCGTGCTGCGCTGTCGCGAGTGGTTTGAAGCCGGCCTGCCCTGGCCCTATGAGCGGGGCTTTCTGCTCCACCAGAAGATGGCCCTCAGCAGGTGGGTAACGGAGGTCAGCAAGGGGGTCTTGGGCGGACGAAGAGACGGTCCTGCCTGTATCCAATCACATAGGTTTAGGGCGATTTGGGCAAAGTTCTCCTCACACACTTTCCAAAGCTGTCCAAACCCTCTAGTCTAGACAGAAACAGGGAAACAGGTGTAAAAGCCATGGACGGACTCAGCATCATTATGCTAGAACAgggactcctgccctggggccccATGGCCTCAGGTCAGCCCCAGGGTGTCCTAGCAACCTGAGCACCTGCCCCACCTGCCGCAGAGGCAGCACCAGACGTTTACCACTTAACCCACAGCTTGTCAAATCAGCAAAGAGCGTTCTGGAAGCAATTACAACTGAATATCTGTGCAGAATGTTTCCTTATTAGTGTCTGAGCTTGGAGGTGGCAGGAATCAGAAATTTGGTGGTATGTAATTTATCAACATTCTCTGGATCTGACAAAGGTTTTGCATATTCCTCCATATTGAtccaaaaaatgtaaagaatatgtcaacatactttttaaaaaatttccaaaaggaGAGCAATCCACCACTAGGGTGACAGGTGAGGCTTTGGCACTGAAGAGGCCTGAGTGACATTCCCACAGCAAATGACCAGGCCTCAGCTTGCACTGTTGGCTTCCTAGGAGGTGGCAAAATGAGGTCCAAGACATTCGAGCAGAAAGTGTGGTGTGGCAGAAAGACCTGGGACATGCAGTCAGACCCACTTCAGTTCAAATCCTAGCACTGATAGGTGCTCAGAAAGTGGTAGCAAttgtgatttctctttctttccttgccccATTTTGTTCTGAGAAGGTCAAACCCTGAGCTCAACAACGGCCCAAAGTGCTGTCATGGCAGCCCAGGCATCTGAGCCATCCATGGCAGGGTGTTCTCATATGGTTTAATTGCCAGTTTCCAGCCCTAAATGATCCGTCCCCCTCAGTGCTGACCCGAGGCACCAGCTGGAGGATAAGGTGAGGGAAGTGGAAAGGAAATCTGGGCCTTTAGGGTCTGCCCTGCCCATGGAAGTTCGGGATGGAAAACTCAGGGCAAGCCTCTTTGAATGTTTCCCAGAGACACACGTCCGAATTCAGCTGGCTAAGTCTGGACTGATCCACCCAAAGCACTGAGCTGCCCATCCCGGCCTCTGTGTCAGGGTGCCAGGCTCTGTCCATGGAGATGGAAACAGCAAAAATGTCCCTATTCCCCAGAGCACTGGCTCTCAGGCTCCCCTGTGGGAAATTACCCTGTAAAGTAATTATACTCCTGGACACTTCCTCTGCTGCTCAGCCCTCTCTAGGAATACCTGTACCACTGCTCAAGGTTTGCCATTATCTGGACAGCatgttagcttttaaaaaatagactaatggggcacctgcgtggctctgtcattaagcgtttgccttgggctcagttcatgatcccagggtcctgggatcgagccccacatcaggctccctgctctgtggggagcctgcttctccctctcccactccccctgcctgtgttccctctctcgctgcctctctgtcaaataaatacataaaatctttaataaaaaaatagattactATAACCtaaagtaaaatgttaataatggtgGGGGTTGGAATGTCACCTGCTGGTTTGCATAGTCTGAGGCAGGGGGTTCTAGGAGGGGTTCAGGAGGTGGCAGTTCAAAGCAGGTTGCCTACAGAGGGTCAGGAGTTGAGGTCAGAAGGAGAGCTGTCATTATGGTTCAGCAGCTGTGAAGTCATTTGCTGCCCCAGGGCTAGGCAGGTTAGCCTTGAATGCAGGCCTGCTAAGAGCAGTgagggagggggggggggggggggggggggggatgcccTGAATGCCAGCCCATGTTGCCAGACCTTTCCATTTCCCTAGAGAACCCAAATACCTgcattttatgtgaaatctcctgGTTTTAAATGATGACGATGAGACACCCTGGCCTGCTctgtcggtagagcatgtgactcttgatctcggggttgtaagttccagcCTTCCTTTGGGCAcagagttcacttaaaaaaaatctttaaatgatgaCAATgaaatggaagtttaaaaaaattatatggccAAAGAATGCTTCTGTGGGCAGAATCTGGCCTGCAGCCTGCCCCTCTGGAACTCCTGCTGTCAATTCGTTTTctcattcttccctctttcctacATTCCCTGTTCTGCTTCATGCTGCCAGGTACGCCTCAGCCCTGCAGGACACAGTGGACACCCACAAACTGTTCAGGAGCCGCTCCCTGCGAGAGTTTGAGGAGACCCTCTTCTGCCACACCAAGAGTTTCCCCATCAGCTGGGATACCTACTGGGACCACAACGACCCCCTCCGGGATGTGGACGAGGCTGCTGTGCCTGTGTTGTGTGTCTGTAGCGCCGATGACCCCGTGTGTGGGCCCCCAGACCACTTTCTGCCCACGGAACTCTTTCACAGCAACCCCTacttcttcctcctgctcagTCACCATGGAGGCCACTGTGGCTTCCTGCGCCAGGAGCCCTTGCCAGCCTGGAGCCATGAGGTCATCTTGGAGTACTTCCGGGCCTTGACTGAGTTCTTCCGAATGGAAGAGAGGATGAAAGGGCTGAGCAGGCACCGGGCCTCGTTCCTAGGGGGTCGGCGTCGCTGGGGAAACCTGCAGAAGAGGGAGGTCTCTCCCTCTTCCAATCTGGAGGAGATCTTTAGCTGGAAGCGATCGTATACGAGGTGAGGCCTGGCCCAAGAGCAGAGCTGAGCCGGCCAGAGTCCTGAAACGGCTGTGAGGACAGAAGTGGGCCTGCAGTCCGAGCCCTTTGCTGCTTATTCAGCCCCTTCTCTCTTAGACTGGTCTGTGGAAAGAGATGGAACTTCCAGCAAGCTGGTGCTCACTTTACCCTGAGAACACTCCTGCCTTAGGCTTTGCCCAACACATTCCAGCTCTTCCTGGTCAGCAGCTGGGCTGTCACTGTCATGCTCTCCTGTCACTGACCTCATAAGCCAAAGAATAGCCCCCTTGGAGTCTATGGACTCAGGAGAAAATGCTCTGTCACTAGCAAGGACTATAGAGAAAATGGGTGTATGTGCGTCATTGGGAAGCTCTGTCCCACATAAATAATCAGCTCTCTGACCCTGATTCTCGAGCTGAAGCCACTCAATGTCGTGAGGACAGGATGTTTGTGTCTCAGTCCCACTTCCCTCACTCGGTTCTGTGGTTGTGGCGCTCTGCTGACTTCTTGCCACGGCCGCTGTGGAAGCAGTCTCCTAGAGCAGCGGGGCTGCGTCTTGCGCGAGTGTGGGAAAGGCGGCCGAGGCCTAAGTGCTGTGCTGACCCTGGGTTGGTGAGGACGACAAGGTACAAAGAGTGTGTGTCGGTCGTCCGGAAGGCTGAGGTCCTGCAGGTCTCAGTTGGGCTGATCTGGGGCTTCAGGCTAGGACTTCAAGCCTAGAAAGAACTTCAGGATGACTTTTAGGAAGAAGGAGTCCTCGCACACAGGGTCTGCTGGCCTCTCAGGCACTCTGGCTGCTCCCTCCAGTACCATTCCTGAGATTACTCCAGAAAGTCCTTCCCAGAGCTGTTTTTCTTCTGCCAAGCGGGCTTCCTCTAAGTGGTAAAGAGTATAAATCTGCTTATCCTCGGTGTTTTCTGGTTCGTTGCCCTTTTTTCCGACACTACTACTGGCCTCTTCCTTTCCAGAGCCTGGAGAGACATCTGGgaccagagaaaacaaaagttcCAAGAGGTTGGCCAGTGCTTGCTCAGtgatttatgaatatttcacATTACCATGCTTTTTCTGCTCAATTTATTCAAAAGGCCATCCGTGTTGATGTAGAAAAAGCTTCTTCCTGGATCTGGCCACTCACTGGCTGGTTTTATGGTGTTTGGTTTTATGAGGAATAATGCTGAAGATCAGAGTAAAACAAAGCATGGTACAGAATGATCCCACATCCTGGTTTGAACGAGGCCATTAAACGATATCGTAGGACATCTAGTTCTATGTGTTGCTACGAGCTTTTCcctaaagttttgttttaatttgtcaTCAAGAAAGAAGACACCTGTTTTGACAGGAAGGTCCCTCCTGGCCTCACAAACAgcaaaccaattttaaaaaggagagatgtTTATCAAAAGCCATGTCCTATGGTTCAGTATAAGGAATCCCCGGGGCCAGAATTTCAGGTTTGGATAATCTTAGTCTAGCCATGTTCTAGATCAAATAGGAAGAAACTCTGAACTATCCCAGAATGCAGACAACACTCAATTATATCTAAGGCACATTATCCtgtcatgaaaaaaatcacttccctccttcctcatttcttgctccccctcctccacatTCATCATCTGACGTTCTTTCACCCTTTCTGAGCAGGGGAAATAACAAGGAACTGAAATCTAAAGAAGCCATTCTACTGCTGGTTTATAGCCCCCGTATAGGGCTTGCTGAGGAGGAATTACTGATGTCtggccacctcccttcccccagcatcTGGTACAGTAGGGATTTCAGTTAATTAGGGTgctgcaggccccacccccatgcaggaccccaggatcattcAGAAGTGACTGCAAAATGGGAAGCAGGCCAGTGGGTTTTAACCTGCAGGGCTTACGGGGCCCCAAGGGCTGAGCTCTGGATTGTTCCTCCAGGCCAGATACTATGGGACTCTGGTTCTTTAAGGTAATAGCTTTTGGAGAAATTGTGgttggttttctttcccttttttataagAAAGTAAGCTTGCAGGGGTGGCGCAtcagtatatacatataacatttttcttttggttacagCCCAGGCTTCATTCATTCCCTTGGACCCATGGCCCTAATACCTAGACCCTAAGGTATTTCTCCTCTGTGTCCTCTGTGCCACGTGTCCTTATAACCTATCTTAGGAACCCGCTTCTCTCTCATCTTCCCATTACCGCTTTTTCAGGAAATTTTGCCAAAATTGTGCAGTTCTTGTTCAAGCAGGTTTGGGTGACCCTGACCTTCAGTCTAACACTGAAGGGATCGCCCATATTGGCTCTGCTTTGGTGAACAGCTAATCATATGAAACCAGCTGGAAGAACCCCAGGCACacgattctttttctttttctttttcttttttttaagatttttatctatttatttgacagagagagagagacagccagagagagagagggaacacaagcagtgggagtgggagaggaagaagcaggctcccagcggaggagcctgatgtggggctggatcccataacgccgggatcactccctgagccgaaggcagatgcttaaccgctgtgccacccaggtgccccagcccaggCACACGATTCTGAGACAATATGTGACCCTTGAACAAAATTCCAAGTTATGAGTTTGAggaagcaagaaacaacaaaataaaactaagacaACCCAAAGCAGTACCACTGAATTGGTTTTCCAGGTCTCGAGTCTTAAGTGATCCTTGCGGGCTTCATTCACTTGCTTGCCTTCCTTTTGGTCTCTTCATTATTTATAACCACCTTCAAGTGgtaagagaaaacaacaacaccCCCCAAAACACAATGGCTTAGAGGAGGTATGGTCTTAGATGTAGATGGGagtcctctgtctcctcccatTGGTTCAGAATGCAGGAAGCAAAGGACTGCCTCTGAAGGCTTCTGATCTCTGAGACCTAAGACTGTGCTTGCTATAACTTAATTCTCTTGAGAGAGTCagtattttatgttctttatacGTAGGTTTCCAGGGTGACTTGG comes from the Ailuropoda melanoleuca isolate Jingjing chromosome 13, ASM200744v2, whole genome shotgun sequence genome and includes:
- the ABHD15 gene encoding protein ABHD15; this encodes MPPWGAALALFLAALALLGLLAPRVLRAVGARTLPGARGQDHEKEADGGGPADQFSDGREALPGGCRLICKPSALAQCLLSALRRSAALEPRPRSWLSGPHLQTLCHFVLPVGPGPELAREYLQLADDGLVALDWVVGPCPRGRRVTNAGGLPAVLLVIPNAWGRLTRNVLGLCLLALERGYYPVIFHRRGHHGCPLVSPRLQAFGDPSDLKEAVTYIRFRHPAAPLFAVSEGSGSALLLSYLGECGSSSYVTGAACISPVLRCREWFEAGLPWPYERGFLLHQKMALSRYASALQDTVDTHKLFRSRSLREFEETLFCHTKSFPISWDTYWDHNDPLRDVDEAAVPVLCVCSADDPVCGPPDHFLPTELFHSNPYFFLLLSHHGGHCGFLRQEPLPAWSHEVILEYFRALTEFFRMEERMKGLSRHRASFLGGRRRWGNLQKREVSPSSNLEEIFSWKRSYTR